The following coding sequences lie in one Pontibacter sp. G13 genomic window:
- a CDS encoding DEAD/DEAH box helicase, with protein MRFEDYRISPGIKQAIGKLGWKRPTDIQFKAIPHVLKGEDVLAIAQTGTGKTAAFAIPVLHMLDLKKQRHRPDGIKCVVMEPTRELAIQITRVFEQIGKHTGVKTFCVFGGVEQGPQIEKLEKGIDILVATPGRLFDLTAQGHIRLDRVEILILDEADHMLDLGFYDDIQQLIRKLPRNRQTLFFSATIDEKIKKLAYSLTKKPIRISLSPKDPVSKNVDHAVAHIEMDDKRFFLEKLAKEYKDDKILVFVRTQVRAERVIKAMERVGIEAVALHGGKEQKLRLESLRKFKQNEIKMMVATDVSARGIDIPNVQYVINYDLPDVAENYVHRVGRTGRGTARGKAISFASDREHELLQKIEEYVSYKISVMEVDKNTYQHVVETSEENESDWKSLIKEHNDYLADPKKRKKKKRGKKK; from the coding sequence ATGAGGTTCGAAGACTATCGTATATCGCCCGGAATCAAGCAGGCTATCGGCAAATTGGGCTGGAAAAGACCCACTGACATCCAATTCAAGGCCATTCCGCATGTCCTCAAAGGAGAGGATGTATTAGCTATTGCCCAGACCGGTACAGGTAAAACCGCCGCTTTTGCGATTCCGGTTTTGCACATGCTCGACCTCAAAAAACAGCGTCATCGTCCTGACGGGATTAAATGTGTCGTCATGGAACCTACCCGTGAATTGGCGATTCAGATTACGCGGGTCTTTGAGCAGATTGGAAAACATACAGGCGTGAAGACCTTCTGTGTGTTTGGTGGGGTAGAGCAGGGACCTCAGATCGAGAAGCTGGAAAAAGGCATTGATATCCTCGTGGCCACACCCGGTCGTCTGTTTGACTTGACGGCGCAAGGGCATATCAGATTGGATCGTGTGGAGATCCTCATTTTGGATGAAGCCGACCACATGCTGGATTTGGGTTTCTATGACGATATCCAGCAATTGATTCGAAAGCTTCCACGCAATCGTCAGACATTGTTTTTCTCTGCGACCATCGACGAGAAGATCAAGAAATTGGCCTATTCCCTCACCAAGAAGCCGATCCGAATCTCACTGTCTCCCAAAGATCCGGTCTCCAAGAATGTAGATCACGCTGTGGCCCATATCGAAATGGACGACAAGCGATTCTTCTTGGAAAAGCTGGCCAAAGAGTACAAGGATGACAAGATCTTGGTATTTGTCCGGACACAGGTACGGGCAGAGCGAGTGATCAAGGCTATGGAGCGTGTCGGAATTGAGGCGGTGGCCCTGCATGGCGGAAAGGAGCAAAAACTCCGTCTGGAATCCCTCCGAAAGTTCAAGCAGAACGAAATCAAGATGATGGTCGCCACGGATGTCAGCGCCCGTGGAATCGATATTCCAAACGTACAATACGTGATCAATTACGATCTACCCGATGTGGCGGAGAACTACGTCCACCGAGTGGGACGTACGGGACGTGGTACTGCGCGTGGAAAGGCCATTTCCTTTGCCTCGGATCGCGAGCATGAATTACTCCAGAAGATTGAGGAGTATGTGAGCTACAAGATCAGCGTCATGGAGGTGGACAAGAACACCTACCAGCATGTCGTGGAAACCAGCGAGGAAAATGAATCTGACTGGAAATCCCTGATCAAGGAACACAACGACTATCTGGCTGATCCCAAAAAACGGAAAAAGAAAAAGCGCGGGAAGAAAAAATAG
- a CDS encoding choice-of-anchor I family protein: MRTFILVMSMLVLAVGPTTLSAQNQALNYLSTYQAGTFDEGAAEIVAYDAASKQLFYTNSETKTIGILNISDPSMPTHVSDIDVTVYGEGVNSVASFGGIIAAAIEGDDQDTGKVVLFDNTGAFVAEYPAGVLPDMVTFSPDGNLILVANEGEPSDDYTVDPEGSVTIVDISAGATMGVVTQVDFQGFNDQKATLMNAGVRIFGPNATVAQDLEPEYIAVSPDNMYAYVACQENNAMAVINLASATVEDVLPLGYKDHNAGAPSLEEYFINQLPNLPVLGTPVYNGGQPTVMLGGFSGMYFDANESTNDDLVFYAVPDRGPNASPVSKANVTPATSQNLRPFKLPDYQARIVKFTLNVPTGTLSLDSAEQVYLVAPDGRTPIRGFGNAPGVDEVPVTYTDANTMYSDSSYVDNNGVYYHALPYDAFGGDFEGIVRDADGNFWMCDEYRPAIYKFAPDGVMLERFIAGGTKAKVVTEGIFFSEYAEGSSFNKYFEIYNGTTDTVDLEDYMIVSCSNGCATAGEFEFNNSSLFTGQKLAPNEVFVIAHPDAQNDILAKANVTFQFLPNGNDWWAILDATDSTVIDQVGNSTDNAPSDGWDVAGSSEATKDQTLIRKHYILSGNSDWTASAGTNEMDSEWIVEERPTADTVMSTLGSHMDFGTESLPAVYGKRRANRGFEAIALDTDNGILYGFIQSPMDNSSSAARNSDVIRIIGIDPANGTPVSEYVYFLERNKNSAFNVSRVDKIGDAVYAGNGKFYVLERDSSTPDQPEGKKYVFEINLKGATNILGTPLAMADTGSMTLEMMTADEIVNAGITAVAKRKVLNLPSIGYLASDKPEGLALLPDGSLAVLNDNDFGLAGAGVSDNSVLGIISFAANYGLDASDTDDAINIANAPVLGMFQPDAIDAFEWNNQTFLISANEGDARDYDAFSEEDRIKDIMMDSVSFTNYSILQTDNAIGRLNITNTLGDLDGDGYFDELYSYGARSFSIWDAYGNLVFDSGDEFEQIIATEYPDYFNSTNDDNDSFENRSDNKGVEPEAVEIADVDSAIYAFIGLERMGGIMVYSITDPTAPQFVEYELNRDFSVPADSSAAGDLGPEDIKFIPADKAPNGIPLVVVGNEVSGTISLYQFFAPVIISNDDKFEVANTLKAWPNPANGEFINLNQTGDFKVLNMVGQTLMEVTHTDRIEVANLKPGVYIIAGANNQVVRFIKG; this comes from the coding sequence ATGCGTACTTTTATTCTTGTGATGTCAATGCTTGTTTTGGCTGTTGGACCTACCACCCTATCAGCTCAAAATCAGGCATTGAACTACCTGTCCACCTATCAGGCAGGTACCTTCGATGAGGGCGCTGCAGAAATTGTAGCATACGACGCCGCTTCGAAGCAGCTGTTCTACACCAACAGCGAGACCAAAACCATCGGTATCCTGAACATTTCCGATCCTTCCATGCCTACCCACGTGTCCGACATCGACGTGACAGTCTATGGCGAAGGCGTCAATAGCGTAGCTTCCTTTGGCGGGATCATCGCTGCTGCGATCGAAGGAGATGACCAAGACACCGGCAAAGTAGTATTGTTTGACAATACCGGTGCTTTCGTGGCTGAGTACCCTGCAGGTGTATTGCCTGACATGGTCACTTTCTCTCCAGACGGCAACTTGATCTTGGTAGCCAATGAAGGTGAGCCAAGCGACGACTACACCGTAGATCCAGAAGGTTCTGTCACCATCGTAGATATCTCCGCAGGTGCGACGATGGGCGTAGTGACTCAGGTCGACTTCCAAGGCTTCAATGACCAGAAGGCGACTTTGATGAACGCAGGTGTCCGTATCTTCGGCCCCAACGCTACCGTTGCTCAAGACCTAGAGCCTGAGTACATCGCTGTTTCTCCTGACAACATGTACGCGTACGTAGCTTGCCAAGAAAACAACGCCATGGCTGTCATCAACTTGGCTTCTGCTACTGTTGAAGATGTTTTGCCTTTGGGTTACAAAGATCACAACGCGGGTGCTCCTTCCTTGGAAGAGTACTTCATCAATCAGCTTCCTAACCTTCCTGTGTTGGGAACGCCTGTATACAACGGAGGTCAGCCGACTGTCATGTTGGGTGGGTTCTCTGGTATGTACTTCGACGCGAACGAGTCTACCAACGATGATTTGGTATTCTACGCAGTGCCTGACCGTGGTCCAAATGCTTCTCCTGTTTCCAAGGCGAACGTAACTCCTGCCACTTCCCAGAACTTGCGTCCATTCAAATTGCCTGATTACCAAGCACGCATCGTGAAGTTCACCTTGAATGTTCCTACTGGAACCCTCTCTTTGGACTCTGCTGAACAAGTATACTTGGTAGCTCCGGACGGCAGAACGCCTATCCGTGGATTCGGCAACGCTCCTGGCGTTGACGAGGTGCCTGTTACCTACACAGACGCCAACACGATGTACAGCGACAGCTCCTACGTTGACAACAACGGTGTCTACTATCATGCCCTTCCATACGACGCTTTCGGAGGCGACTTCGAAGGAATCGTACGCGATGCTGACGGCAACTTCTGGATGTGTGACGAGTACCGTCCTGCTATCTACAAATTTGCTCCTGACGGGGTAATGCTTGAGCGTTTCATCGCAGGTGGCACCAAAGCCAAAGTCGTTACCGAGGGAATCTTCTTCTCCGAGTACGCTGAAGGATCTTCTTTCAACAAATACTTCGAGATCTACAACGGTACCACCGATACAGTAGATTTGGAAGACTACATGATCGTTTCTTGCTCCAACGGCTGTGCAACTGCTGGTGAGTTCGAATTCAACAACTCCAGCTTGTTCACTGGTCAGAAATTGGCTCCAAACGAAGTATTCGTGATTGCTCACCCAGATGCTCAAAACGACATCTTGGCCAAAGCAAACGTTACTTTCCAATTCCTCCCCAACGGAAATGACTGGTGGGCGATCTTGGATGCTACCGATTCTACCGTCATCGACCAAGTAGGAAATAGCACAGACAATGCGCCTTCCGACGGCTGGGATGTTGCGGGCAGCTCCGAAGCTACCAAAGACCAGACTTTGATCCGTAAGCATTACATCTTGAGCGGAAATAGCGACTGGACTGCATCTGCAGGCACCAATGAGATGGACTCCGAGTGGATCGTCGAAGAGCGCCCAACTGCGGACACCGTGATGTCTACATTGGGGTCTCACATGGACTTCGGTACCGAGTCTTTGCCAGCCGTTTATGGCAAGCGTCGCGCCAACCGTGGATTCGAGGCCATCGCCTTGGACACCGACAATGGCATCCTCTATGGATTCATCCAGTCCCCAATGGACAACTCCTCTTCCGCAGCTCGTAACTCCGACGTGATCCGTATCATCGGAATCGATCCTGCCAATGGAACACCGGTTTCCGAGTATGTATACTTCTTGGAGCGCAACAAGAACAGCGCATTCAACGTGAGCCGTGTCGACAAGATCGGCGACGCAGTATACGCGGGCAATGGCAAGTTCTACGTATTGGAGCGTGACTCCTCTACCCCTGATCAGCCAGAAGGCAAAAAGTACGTGTTCGAGATCAACTTGAAAGGTGCTACCAACATCTTGGGCACTCCTTTGGCGATGGCTGACACGGGTTCCATGACCTTGGAAATGATGACTGCCGACGAAATCGTCAACGCAGGTATCACTGCAGTTGCCAAGCGCAAAGTCCTCAACTTGCCATCTATCGGATACCTCGCTTCTGACAAGCCAGAAGGCTTGGCCTTGTTGCCAGACGGATCTTTGGCTGTATTGAACGACAATGACTTCGGCCTTGCTGGTGCTGGTGTAAGCGACAACAGCGTGTTGGGAATCATCTCCTTCGCTGCCAACTATGGTCTCGACGCTTCCGACACGGACGACGCGATCAATATCGCCAACGCTCCGGTATTGGGCATGTTCCAGCCAGATGCGATCGACGCATTCGAGTGGAACAACCAGACGTTCTTGATCTCTGCCAACGAAGGGGATGCACGTGATTACGACGCATTCTCCGAGGAAGACCGCATCAAGGACATCATGATGGATTCCGTTTCCTTCACCAATTACTCCATACTTCAAACTGACAATGCAATTGGCCGCCTGAACATCACCAACACTTTGGGAGATTTGGACGGAGACGGATACTTCGACGAATTGTACAGCTACGGCGCGCGTTCCTTCTCTATCTGGGATGCTTACGGAAACTTGGTATTTGACTCTGGCGACGAGTTCGAGCAGATCATCGCAACCGAATACCCAGATTACTTCAACTCCACCAATGACGACAACGATTCCTTCGAGAACCGTTCCGACAACAAAGGAGTTGAGCCAGAAGCGGTTGAAATTGCAGACGTTGACTCTGCCATCTACGCATTCATCGGATTGGAACGCATGGGAGGTATCATGGTATACTCCATCACCGATCCTACCGCTCCTCAGTTCGTCGAGTACGAATTGAACCGCGACTTCTCTGTACCTGCTGATTCTTCCGCTGCTGGTGACTTGGGTCCTGAGGACATCAAATTTATCCCCGCAGACAAGGCTCCCAACGGAATTCCATTGGTAGTAGTAGGCAACGAGGTTTCCGGTACCATTTCCCTGTACCAATTCTTCGCGCCAGTGATCATCTCCAACGATGACAAATTCGAAGTTGCCAACACCCTGAAAGCATGGCCAAACCCTGCCAACGGTGAGTTCATCAACTTGAACCAAACTGGCGATTTCAAAGTCCTCAACATGGTAGGACAGACGTTGATGGAGGTCACCCATACTGACCGCATCGAAGTAGCCAACTTGAAGCCTGGCGTTTACATCATCGCCGGTGCCAACAACCAAGTAGTTCGCTTCATCAAAGGCTAA
- a CDS encoding GNAT family N-acetyltransferase, with protein MSHSAFPQLNTQRLILRDTLATDWQAISHLRSDSTINQFIKRPSAHTQAEAMAFIHKVQKGFREQSITYWAITQKPAEEMIGSICLWNFSADRKQAEVGYDLMTAAQGKGIMSEALAEILRYGFQTLQLEVIEAYTQFQNTPSRKMLERHGFVLATGSRDASNPDNVIYKRSSI; from the coding sequence ATGTCTCACTCAGCCTTCCCTCAATTGAACACCCAACGCCTGATTCTCCGAGATACCCTTGCCACAGATTGGCAAGCCATTTCCCATCTTAGATCTGACTCCACAATCAACCAATTTATCAAGCGCCCCAGCGCTCATACGCAAGCCGAAGCGATGGCATTCATCCACAAGGTTCAAAAGGGATTCAGGGAGCAGTCCATCACCTATTGGGCGATCACGCAGAAACCCGCGGAGGAAATGATCGGGAGTATCTGCCTGTGGAATTTCTCAGCGGATAGAAAACAGGCAGAAGTAGGATACGACCTCATGACCGCGGCGCAAGGCAAAGGAATCATGTCCGAAGCATTGGCGGAGATTCTCCGATACGGGTTCCAAACGCTCCAACTGGAAGTGATCGAGGCATACACCCAATTCCAAAACACCCCTTCCCGAAAAATGCTCGAACGTCATGGATTCGTTTTGGCAACAGGGTCCCGGGACGCAAGCAATCCGGACAATGTGATATACAAGAGATCCTCGATTTAA